The genomic region GTTGTTGCAATCGCTGTCTGGCGAGTTCTCCCACCAACCGTCCCGTCTGACACAACAAGCACGGAGCTGTCTCTCCAGCGGGCAACGACTGTTCTCCGAGAACTCTACCATCCGACATTGGTGATCATGGCGATTATTTTGTTTCTGTATATTGGTGTTCTACAGACGTTTTCGGCGTTTTATCCCACGTATCTGATCGATGAGAAGGGATTCTCTTCGACGACAGCAAGCGCGTTGTTCAGTCTGTTTTTCGCGTTCGGCATCGCTGCCAAGCCGCTTGCTGGCGTCGCATACGATGTGATTGGTATTCGGCGCTCGCTGCCGATCGTACTCGGCGGAGCCATCATCGGGTTTGCTCTGCTGCCGTTTCTCAGCAATTTCTGGTTGCTCGCAGGGGACACGGTTCTGATCAGTTCGATGCTTGGTTCGGGCGCAATCACTCAGTCGTATCTCTCGGAGACGATTCCCCCGGAGATAGAGGGTACTGGACTGGGAGCTGTCCGGTCAAGCGCTTCTTTGTTGGCTTCTACAGGTCCGGTTCTCTTCGGCGCGGTCGCCGAACGTGGTTTCTTCGACGAGGGCTATCTCTCGTTGGCGCTCCTCATGGGGGTTGTTACGCTACTCACCCTCCGACTTCCTGGCGAAACGGATTAGAGCGGTTTGAGTTCGAAGAACTGTCGTTCCGGCCGTAGTGTTTTGTGCCAGGAGTACCTAC from Halococcus sediminicola harbors:
- a CDS encoding MFS transporter; its protein translation is MIYPVLLPSLSESFGLTLTTAGLLVTIIWVTYAIGQVPSGVLADRYGERTILTTGLMIVAGAVSLVVLAPTTWSLFAATGLIGAGLSLYPVARITALSDLYPDRIGRVLGITMAAGDTGQTVLPLVAGVLIGLTWQVGLVFVVPLLAVVAIAVWRVLPPTVPSDTTSTELSLQRATTVLRELYHPTLVIMAIILFLYIGVLQTFSAFYPTYLIDEKGFSSTTASALFSLFFAFGIAAKPLAGVAYDVIGIRRSLPIVLGGAIIGFALLPFLSNFWLLAGDTVLISSMLGSGAITQSYLSETIPPEIEGTGLGAVRSSASLLASTGPVLFGAVAERGFFDEGYLSLALLMGVVTLLTLRLPGETD